In one window of Candidatus Zixiibacteriota bacterium DNA:
- a CDS encoding glycoside hydrolase yields MSTSRDNRQTKWKPPSVPRFERGSVRKAFIWILLALLMCATIWLAACRHEDDEEPKQEMRATEVPSNVFTLRDEVLAFEAHGEEGARFDAELDISELRNRVDNMDTVLLLQYTPDSLTELARLPDGARLSASFVVGRTYLVFALPTDFWPNIYYVLCQLNQLRAAPSRVDPGFLDPICLRILCAPDQFLGKDLYTEFPDLEQFRDELDFDSIPLGGWDPTMTGGSICDRCLGYRQPEPVFPTKKCTKPPQGTPAVVKVINMIPETFSSETNQDSEPFLTVDPTATDRMVGSAFTVNPNGFGTGLAPVFITTDGGDTWWLNNIIPSDGVTGDITLGTVDVPRRLYAGILRRSADLLMDILRTNDFTGATPMAVLSTRPDVDQPFLQAKKVSLNDRVYVGNNDFSQPGGRTATVDVSLDGGATFNSFVIESRATLGQDGPSVRPTISGDGTVYVAYFGWRSVAAGNLITSDVVVVRDDNGATGATPFQDLLGSDGLSGVRMAAGVTIPWSNAQTLGFERIGSTLSAAVHPTNSDIVYVAWCDRVGTGDIYTVHVRRSTDRGVNWTGDLRTITNATCCAVAIANNGTVGLLYQQYTGSGSSSRWITNLEQTRDGFTNMETTRLANVPGNQPAPQFLPYIGDYNFLLSVGQQFRGIFSANNTPDPNNFPSGVTYQRYHDFSTKTLKDGGGNPVAISIDPFYFSVPTMR; encoded by the coding sequence GTGTCAACAAGTCGCGACAACCGACAGACAAAGTGGAAACCACCGTCGGTCCCAAGATTCGAACGGGGGAGTGTGAGAAAAGCTTTCATCTGGATACTGCTGGCTCTTCTGATGTGCGCAACGATCTGGTTAGCAGCCTGCCGTCACGAGGACGATGAGGAGCCGAAGCAGGAAATGCGGGCAACAGAAGTGCCCAGCAATGTCTTTACTCTCCGCGATGAAGTTCTGGCTTTTGAGGCGCACGGGGAAGAGGGTGCCAGGTTCGATGCGGAACTGGACATCTCCGAACTAAGAAACCGGGTCGACAACATGGACACCGTGCTCCTGTTACAATACACACCGGATTCCCTCACTGAGCTGGCTCGCCTTCCCGATGGCGCCCGATTATCCGCGTCGTTTGTGGTGGGGCGGACGTATTTGGTTTTCGCGTTGCCTACCGACTTTTGGCCAAACATCTACTATGTATTGTGTCAACTGAATCAACTCCGAGCAGCGCCCTCACGAGTCGACCCCGGTTTTCTTGACCCGATTTGTTTGAGAATTCTTTGTGCGCCGGACCAGTTTTTGGGTAAAGACTTATATACGGAGTTTCCGGACCTGGAGCAGTTTCGTGACGAACTCGACTTTGATAGTATCCCGCTCGGTGGATGGGACCCAACGATGACGGGCGGTAGTATTTGTGACCGCTGCCTTGGCTATCGCCAGCCTGAGCCGGTGTTTCCGACGAAGAAATGCACGAAGCCGCCGCAGGGCACGCCGGCTGTGGTTAAGGTTATCAACATGATTCCAGAGACCTTCAGTAGCGAAACAAACCAGGACAGCGAGCCCTTTCTCACCGTCGATCCGACGGCGACCGATAGAATGGTCGGCTCGGCCTTTACCGTTAATCCGAACGGCTTCGGCACCGGGTTGGCTCCGGTCTTCATTACGACCGATGGCGGCGACACCTGGTGGCTTAACAACATCATTCCAAGTGACGGAGTGACGGGTGATATCACATTAGGAACTGTCGATGTGCCGAGGCGACTCTATGCCGGCATTCTCCGCCGGTCAGCTGATCTGCTGATGGACATACTGCGGACCAATGATTTTACCGGCGCTACTCCGATGGCTGTGCTCAGCACCCGGCCAGATGTCGATCAGCCTTTTCTCCAGGCAAAGAAGGTATCTCTTAACGATCGTGTGTACGTTGGGAACAACGATTTCAGTCAGCCCGGGGGGCGGACAGCGACTGTCGATGTTTCACTCGATGGAGGAGCCACCTTCAATTCGTTTGTGATTGAGTCGCGAGCCACCCTTGGGCAGGATGGTCCCTCGGTGCGACCAACAATCTCCGGCGATGGCACCGTGTATGTTGCCTATTTTGGATGGCGAAGTGTCGCAGCAGGCAATTTGATCACTTCCGATGTGGTGGTTGTCCGCGACGATAACGGCGCTACCGGTGCCACTCCCTTCCAAGACCTCCTAGGGTCAGACGGCCTGTCGGGAGTAAGAATGGCCGCGGGCGTGACCATCCCCTGGTCGAATGCGCAGACATTGGGATTCGAACGGATCGGTTCCACGCTATCGGCGGCTGTCCATCCCACAAACAGTGATATAGTCTACGTGGCATGGTGCGATCGGGTCGGTACCGGCGATATCTACACGGTACATGTGCGCCGATCGACCGATCGAGGCGTCAATTGGACGGGGGACCTGAGAACGATAACCAATGCCACTTGCTGTGCCGTGGCAATTGCCAACAACGGAACCGTCGGCCTCTTGTACCAGCAATACACAGGGAGCGGCTCCAGCAGCCGCTGGATCACCAATCTTGAGCAGACACGGGATGGATTCACCAATATGGAGACCACCAGGTTGGCTAATGTTCCCGGGAACCAACCGGCCCCGCAGTTCCTGCCTTACATAGGGGATTACAATTTCCTGCTTAGTGTGGGTCAGCAATTCCGCGGCATCTTCTCTGCGAATAACACTCCCGACCCGAACAATTTCCCCAGCGGGGTCACGTACCAGCGGTACCATGACTTTTCAACCAAAACACTGAAAGACGGCGGTGGGAATCCCGTGGCTATTTCCATTGATCCCTTTTACTTCAGTGTCCCGACCATGAGATAA